The following are from one region of the Dermacentor albipictus isolate Rhodes 1998 colony chromosome 5, USDA_Dalb.pri_finalv2, whole genome shotgun sequence genome:
- the LOC135906302 gene encoding zinc finger protein 706-like has product MARGQQKIQSQQKAQKKQEQLKKQQNHDQKAAAAKALNHTCTVCKTQMPDPKTYKQHFQNKHPKCELPDNLKEI; this is encoded by the exons ATGGCACGCGGGCAGCAGAAAATTCAATCGCAGCAGAAGGCACAGAAGAAGCAGGAGCAGCTGAAGAAACAGCAAAATCATGACCAGAAGGCCGCTGCTGCCAAGGCCCTTAACCACACATGCACTGTGTGCAAG ACTCAAATGCCAGATCCGAAAACCTACAAGCAGCACTTCCAGAACAAGCATCCAAAATGTGAGCTGCCAGATAACCTGAAGGAAATTTAA
- the LOC135906300 gene encoding RCC1-like G exchanging factor-like protein isoform X2 → MNGTSVLTRSTAIRQLRSLLCPCGTGVMDTHRGNRTKARDAPTSDDQMPVFQYTGEKTKRRKRVYAWGSCLTGALGHDKLVRPKLGHAPRSSHNKPYKLPFSEFYTVDDVACGYGFTLLSAQEDKLKSPSKVFGTGINTDFQLGYQCVRRGHPLKVLTEPVGIPLPLRSESTRVLRVACGRSHSIVLTDKEGAFSFGNNSFGQCGRPVVPDESPESYATPRQVQGIPGKIIDVVCGQDHTLFLTAEGAVYSCGWSADGQTGLGIQGSQGTPQRVNGDLSGVRIVRIAGTVDCILAVSDSGDLFGWGNSEYGQFGRQTDDKQMCFARNLNFPFGKVKAVASGGTMCGVVTEGGDVYVWGYGLLGLGPEVSFKAIPTLLPRPLFGANQFTPDTHVVDLFCGLNHFAALNNRGELYTWGKNRNGCLGLGHSSDQHFPFRVQLAADESLFWSTVTSR, encoded by the exons ATGAACGGCACGTCTGTTTTGACGCGATCCACGGCGATCAGGCAGCTGCGGTCGCTATTGTGTCCATGCGGCACAGGGGTGATGGACACTCATCGTGGGAACCGCACGAAAGCTCGCGATGCACCGACCTCTGATGATCAGATGCCGGTGTTTCAGTACACGGGCGAAAAAACCAAGCGTCGGAAACGGGTGTACGCCTGGGGCAGCTGTCTGACAGGCGCTCTGGGTCATGACAAGCTTGTGCGACCCAAGCTGGGACATGCGCCCAGGTCCAGCCATAACAAGCCGTACAAGCTGCCTTTCTCCGAGTTCTACACG GTTGACGATGTGGCCTGTGGCTACGGATTCACTTTGCTCTCGGCGCAAGAAGACAAACTTAAGAGCCCGAGCAAAGTTTTTGGCACTGGCATCAACACTGACTTCCAGCTGGGCTATCAGTGTGTTCGCAGAG GGCACCCCCTGAAGGTGTTGACTGAGCCAGTGGGCATTCCACTTCCGTTAAGAAGCGAGTCAACACGCGTCTTGCGTGTTGCTTGTGGCCGTTCACACAGCATAGTGCTTACTGACAAGGAAGGTG CATTTTCATTTGGGAACAACTCATTCGGACAGTGTGGTCGACCAGTTGTGCCAGACGAGAGCCCTGAAAGCTATGCCACCCCTCGCCAGGTTCAAGGCATTCCTGGGAAAATTATTGAT GTGGTTTGTGGGCAGGACCACACTCTCTTCCTCACGGCTGAAGGCGCAGTGTACAGCTGTGGATGGAGCGCTGACGGGCAGACTGGGCTGGGCATTCAGGGCAGCCAAGGCACGCCGCAGCGTGTCAACGGGGACCTCAGTGGAGTTCGTATTGTCCGGATAGCTGGCACTGTAGACTGCATCCTAGCCGTGTCTG ACTCTGGTGACCTATTTGGCTGGGGTAATTCTGAGTACGGTCAGTTTGGACGGCAGACAGACGACAAGCAG ATGTGCTTTGCAAGGAACCTAAACTTCCCCTTCGGAAAAGTGAAGGCTGTTGCCAGTGGGGGAACAATGTGTGGAGTAGTCACAG AGGGTGGTGATGTCTATGTGTGGGGATATGGCCTCCTTGGTCTGGGGCCCGAAGTGTCTTTCAAGGCCATTCCGACTCTGCTACCAAGGCCACTGTTTGGAGCAAATCAGTTTACCCCTGACACCCATGTTGTCGACCTGTTCTGTGGTCTGAACCATTTTGCAGCCTTGAACA ACAGAGGAGAGCTGTACACCTGGGGAAAAAATAGAAATGGCTGCCTTGGCCTGGGCCACTCATCAGATCAACATTTTCCATTCAGG GTGCAACTGGCTGCTGACGAATCGCTTTTTTGGAGCACCGTCACCAGCCGCTGA
- the LOC135906300 gene encoding RCC1-like G exchanging factor-like protein isoform X3, whose product MNGTSVLTRSTAIRQLRSLLCPCGTGVMDTHRGNRTKARDAPTSDDQMPVFQYTGEKTKRRKRVYAWGSCLTGALGHDKLVRPKLGHAPRSSHNKPYKLPFSEFYTVDDVACGYGFTLLSAQEDKLKSPSKVFGTGINTDFQLGYQCVRRGHPLKVLTEPVGIPLPLRSESTRVLRVACGRSHSIVLTDKEGAFSFGNNSFGQCGRPVVPDESPESYATPRQVQGIPGKIIDVVCGQDHTLFLTAEGAVYSCGWSADGQTGLGIQGSQGTPQRVNGDLSGVRIVRIAGTVDCILAVSDSGDLFGWGNSEYGQFGRQTDDKQMCFARNLNFPFGKVKAVASGGTMCGVVTDRGELYTWGKNRNGCLGLGHSSDQHFPFRVSLTADILKVSCGVDHTVVLSQSLC is encoded by the exons ATGAACGGCACGTCTGTTTTGACGCGATCCACGGCGATCAGGCAGCTGCGGTCGCTATTGTGTCCATGCGGCACAGGGGTGATGGACACTCATCGTGGGAACCGCACGAAAGCTCGCGATGCACCGACCTCTGATGATCAGATGCCGGTGTTTCAGTACACGGGCGAAAAAACCAAGCGTCGGAAACGGGTGTACGCCTGGGGCAGCTGTCTGACAGGCGCTCTGGGTCATGACAAGCTTGTGCGACCCAAGCTGGGACATGCGCCCAGGTCCAGCCATAACAAGCCGTACAAGCTGCCTTTCTCCGAGTTCTACACG GTTGACGATGTGGCCTGTGGCTACGGATTCACTTTGCTCTCGGCGCAAGAAGACAAACTTAAGAGCCCGAGCAAAGTTTTTGGCACTGGCATCAACACTGACTTCCAGCTGGGCTATCAGTGTGTTCGCAGAG GGCACCCCCTGAAGGTGTTGACTGAGCCAGTGGGCATTCCACTTCCGTTAAGAAGCGAGTCAACACGCGTCTTGCGTGTTGCTTGTGGCCGTTCACACAGCATAGTGCTTACTGACAAGGAAGGTG CATTTTCATTTGGGAACAACTCATTCGGACAGTGTGGTCGACCAGTTGTGCCAGACGAGAGCCCTGAAAGCTATGCCACCCCTCGCCAGGTTCAAGGCATTCCTGGGAAAATTATTGAT GTGGTTTGTGGGCAGGACCACACTCTCTTCCTCACGGCTGAAGGCGCAGTGTACAGCTGTGGATGGAGCGCTGACGGGCAGACTGGGCTGGGCATTCAGGGCAGCCAAGGCACGCCGCAGCGTGTCAACGGGGACCTCAGTGGAGTTCGTATTGTCCGGATAGCTGGCACTGTAGACTGCATCCTAGCCGTGTCTG ACTCTGGTGACCTATTTGGCTGGGGTAATTCTGAGTACGGTCAGTTTGGACGGCAGACAGACGACAAGCAG ATGTGCTTTGCAAGGAACCTAAACTTCCCCTTCGGAAAAGTGAAGGCTGTTGCCAGTGGGGGAACAATGTGTGGAGTAGTCACAG ACAGAGGAGAGCTGTACACCTGGGGAAAAAATAGAAATGGCTGCCTTGGCCTGGGCCACTCATCAGATCAACATTTTCCATTCAGG GTTAGCCTCACAGCAGATATTCTGAAGGTCAGCTGTGGTGTGGACCATACGGTCGTGCTGAGCCAATCCTTGTGCTGA
- the LOC135906300 gene encoding RCC1-like G exchanging factor-like protein isoform X1: protein MNGTSVLTRSTAIRQLRSLLCPCGTGVMDTHRGNRTKARDAPTSDDQMPVFQYTGEKTKRRKRVYAWGSCLTGALGHDKLVRPKLGHAPRSSHNKPYKLPFSEFYTVDDVACGYGFTLLSAQEDKLKSPSKVFGTGINTDFQLGYQCVRRGHPLKVLTEPVGIPLPLRSESTRVLRVACGRSHSIVLTDKEGAFSFGNNSFGQCGRPVVPDESPESYATPRQVQGIPGKIIDVVCGQDHTLFLTAEGAVYSCGWSADGQTGLGIQGSQGTPQRVNGDLSGVRIVRIAGTVDCILAVSDSGDLFGWGNSEYGQFGRQTDDKQMCFARNLNFPFGKVKAVASGGTMCGVVTEGGDVYVWGYGLLGLGPEVSFKAIPTLLPRPLFGANQFTPDTHVVDLFCGLNHFAALNNRGELYTWGKNRNGCLGLGHSSDQHFPFRVSLTADILKVSCGVDHTVVLSQSLC from the exons ATGAACGGCACGTCTGTTTTGACGCGATCCACGGCGATCAGGCAGCTGCGGTCGCTATTGTGTCCATGCGGCACAGGGGTGATGGACACTCATCGTGGGAACCGCACGAAAGCTCGCGATGCACCGACCTCTGATGATCAGATGCCGGTGTTTCAGTACACGGGCGAAAAAACCAAGCGTCGGAAACGGGTGTACGCCTGGGGCAGCTGTCTGACAGGCGCTCTGGGTCATGACAAGCTTGTGCGACCCAAGCTGGGACATGCGCCCAGGTCCAGCCATAACAAGCCGTACAAGCTGCCTTTCTCCGAGTTCTACACG GTTGACGATGTGGCCTGTGGCTACGGATTCACTTTGCTCTCGGCGCAAGAAGACAAACTTAAGAGCCCGAGCAAAGTTTTTGGCACTGGCATCAACACTGACTTCCAGCTGGGCTATCAGTGTGTTCGCAGAG GGCACCCCCTGAAGGTGTTGACTGAGCCAGTGGGCATTCCACTTCCGTTAAGAAGCGAGTCAACACGCGTCTTGCGTGTTGCTTGTGGCCGTTCACACAGCATAGTGCTTACTGACAAGGAAGGTG CATTTTCATTTGGGAACAACTCATTCGGACAGTGTGGTCGACCAGTTGTGCCAGACGAGAGCCCTGAAAGCTATGCCACCCCTCGCCAGGTTCAAGGCATTCCTGGGAAAATTATTGAT GTGGTTTGTGGGCAGGACCACACTCTCTTCCTCACGGCTGAAGGCGCAGTGTACAGCTGTGGATGGAGCGCTGACGGGCAGACTGGGCTGGGCATTCAGGGCAGCCAAGGCACGCCGCAGCGTGTCAACGGGGACCTCAGTGGAGTTCGTATTGTCCGGATAGCTGGCACTGTAGACTGCATCCTAGCCGTGTCTG ACTCTGGTGACCTATTTGGCTGGGGTAATTCTGAGTACGGTCAGTTTGGACGGCAGACAGACGACAAGCAG ATGTGCTTTGCAAGGAACCTAAACTTCCCCTTCGGAAAAGTGAAGGCTGTTGCCAGTGGGGGAACAATGTGTGGAGTAGTCACAG AGGGTGGTGATGTCTATGTGTGGGGATATGGCCTCCTTGGTCTGGGGCCCGAAGTGTCTTTCAAGGCCATTCCGACTCTGCTACCAAGGCCACTGTTTGGAGCAAATCAGTTTACCCCTGACACCCATGTTGTCGACCTGTTCTGTGGTCTGAACCATTTTGCAGCCTTGAACA ACAGAGGAGAGCTGTACACCTGGGGAAAAAATAGAAATGGCTGCCTTGGCCTGGGCCACTCATCAGATCAACATTTTCCATTCAGG GTTAGCCTCACAGCAGATATTCTGAAGGTCAGCTGTGGTGTGGACCATACGGTCGTGCTGAGCCAATCCTTGTGCTGA
- the LOC135906301 gene encoding uncharacterized protein translates to MRNLHSYFIVSVFFFLRLLHARVAHAACPAALTLRNFEFVLFFFQDFASTCSLCLSMSYCCVPLCKSNGKKKTVGLLFHEIPAAAGIRERWLAVIRRGDWSPNTTSNYTRVCSRHFRTEDFIEGKKRRLKKDAVPSVFADYPSRLQPKATIKRSMASITKRDRAVNEQSTNDCTSSHAASRPLSCATQATTGPEAEESEPMDTTSATCETRDHHGLQCQNECVHRADQAASCDKSVQVDSHSASALLSTEKAKWKRKERDLRSQILRLHQTIDKYKEELKKLQEDSLTADVSYIRERAAEKEASASIVSRGPNYQLQKKRPTWSEETTRRCVVLRHLSTKAYEHIRGEMLLKLPDRKTLTNYIGTTSGETGFSKLVEARLICEAENFDKPQSKVCSLIVDEMRVKQKLQYNKQRDCFVGQVDIGVEEQNGDLVLANSLLCFVISGLTTKFRIPVAYYFTKGLTGPQLHKLLIFVMQKVEACGFRIVRLVTDNHKVNVNCMKLLGNGLLTYRIEHPCDRSRILFISFDPCHVLKNVRSQFLSRDFGPKGEISASHIKDLYQLQKGLSVKPVRFLSRKHVYPSNIEKMNVARAVQLMSPSVTAALEHLKDQAGHTCALSFSAAGPTITFMNVYRWFVLHDVSNTTQHIRHNFSDGRQFDDSADPRLEWLEVTFPMYLETLKKRSGHAREFLTAETYEAILLTTYSTVACVRYLLTEEKFSFVLTRKFNSDPIESLFGSLRMSSGCNDMLDVRAALSGLEKLLKTGIAVSNAASNIAHKECGAMSGHILCDAHSSAQPTSASASIPPLPSTVQAVPQLSRARLALQRLNTTILPQQLSSLQISATAYVGGYIARVVGEHIDCENCVTLCTKPVSNQPLFQLTRSQDRGGLLYPSDQLLFVLDCLRDFADRALQEHQTLQKPLTTLVEYAVPALCSSKLLKCKSNDSNEHRLKLMNLISVRFLRPLLCNYAFNVTDRHDAVKHFVRKPLSRKHAKL, encoded by the coding sequence ATGCGAAACTTGCATTCGTATTTCATAGtatccgttttcttttttctcaggcTTTTGCACGCACGTGTTGCACATGCAGCCTGTCCGGCCGCGCTAACACTGCGAAACTTTGAATTCGTATTGTTCTTCTTTCAGGATTTTGCAAGCACGTGTTCCCTATGCCTCAGTATGTCTTACTGTTGCGTACCATTGTGCAAAtcgaacggaaagaaaaagactgTCGGGCTGTTGTTCCACGAAATACCAGCTGCCGCTGGTATACGAGAGAGGTGGCTTGCAGTAATTAGGCGGGGTGATTGGTCGCCTAATACAACTTCAAACTACACTAGAGTATGCAGCCGCCATTTCAGAACAGAAGACTTCATAGAAGGAAAAAAACGGCGGCTCAAGAAGGATGCAGTTCCGTCCGTCTTTGCAGACTACCCTTCACGTTTGCAGCCGAAGGCAACAATTAAACGAAGCATGGCAAGTATCACTAAACGTGACCGTGCTGTGAACGAACAGTCAACGAATGATTGCACCAGTAGCCATGCTGCCTCGCGACCGCTGTCATGTGCAACGCAGGCAACAACAGGTCCTGAAGCTGAAGAATCGGAGCCGATGGATACTACAAGCGCTACCTGCGAAACAAGAGACCATCATGGTCTACAGTGCCAGAATGAATGCGTGCACAGGGCTGACCAGGCTGCCTCATGCGACAAAAGTGTCCAGGTCGACagccattcggcctctgctttGCTCTCTACCGAAAAGGCCaaatggaagagaaaagaaagagatctGAGGAGCCAGATACTGAGACTACATCAGACAATTGACAAGTACAAAGAGGAGCTCAAGAAACTGCAGGAGGACTCTTTGACTGCAGACGTTTCCTACATTAGAGAAAGAGCAGCAGAGAAAGAGGCTTCAGCTAGCATTGTTTCTcgtggaccaaattaccaattacaaaaaaaaaggcctACCTGGTCTGAAGAAACTACTCGACGTTGTGTGGTGCTGAGGCATTTATCAACGAAAGCCTATGAACATATTCGAGGGGAGATGCTTTTGAAGCTTCCAGACCGAAAGACCCTAACCAACTATATTGGAACTACAAGTGGTGAGACCGGCTTCAGCAAACTGGTGGAAGCTCGGCTGATATGTGAAGCCGAAAACTTTGACAAACCGCAATCAAAGGTCTGCTCGCTCATCGTTGACGAGATGAGGGTAAAGCAGAAGTTGCAATACAACAAGCAACGTGACTGCTTTGTTGGGCAAGTAGACATCGGGGTGGAAGAGCAAAACGGTGACCTTGTCTTAGCCAATTCGCTCCTGTGCTTTGTCATCAGTGGACTGACAACAAAGTTTCGGATTCCAGTTGCCTACTATTTTACAAAAGGGCTAACGGGCCCCCAACTCCACAAGTTGCTGATTTTCGTCATGCAAAAAGTGGAAGCTTGTGGGTTTAGGATTGTTCGCCTTGTCACGGACAATCATAAAGTGAACGTGAATTGCATGAAACTGCTTGGAAATGGCCTGCTTACCTACCGGATTGAACACCCCTGTGACCGCAGCAGGATTCTTTTCATTAGCTTTGATCCGTGCCACGTGCTGAAGAACGTGAGGTCACAGTTTCTATCGCGTGACTTTGGCCCGAAAGGTGAGATTTCTGCTTCACACATAAAAGACCTCTACCAACTGCAGAAAGGCTTGTCTGTAAAGCCTGTTCGGTTTTTAAGCAGGAAGCATGTTTATCCGAGCAACATAGAAAAGATGAACGTGGCAAGAGCCGTCCAGCTCATGTCTCCAAGTGTAACCGCTGCCTTGGAACATCTCAAGGATCAGGCTGGACACACTTGTGCACTGTCATTTTCAGCCGCAGGCCCAACAATTACGTTCATGAACGTTTATCGGTGGTTCGTgcttcacgatgtcagcaacacGACGCAGCACATACGCCACAATTTTTCGGATGGCCGTCAATTTGACGACAGTGCTGATCCGCGGCTTGAATGGCTTGAGGTCACTTTTCCTATGTACTTggagacattaaagaaaagaTCTGGACATGCTCGTGAATTCCTCACAGCCGAAACGTATGAAGCAATTCTGTTAACCACCTATTCGACAGTGGCGTGCGTCAGATATCTGTTGACAGAAGAGAAGTTTTCTTTTGTGCTCACTCGAAAATTCAACAGCGATCCAATTGAATCGCTCTTTGGAAGTTTGCGAATGTCATCCGGGTGCAACGACATGTTGGACGTTCGGGCTGCACTGTCAGGCCTCGAAAAACTACTGAAGACCGGGATTGCTGTGTCGAATGCAGCCTCCAATATTGCCCACAAAGAATGTGGTGCAATGTCGGGACACATACTGTGTGATGCACATTCCTCTGCACAACCAACTTCTGCTTCAGCTTCAATACCTCCCCTGCCGTCGACTGTGCAAGCAGTGCCCCAGCTCTCGAGAGCAAGATTGGCATTGCAGAGACTTAATACCACAATTTTGCCACAGCAGCTGTCATCGCTTCAGATTTCGGCTACCGCCTATGTGGGGGGCTACATTGCACGGGTTGTAGGCGAGCATATTGACTGCGAGAACTGTGTTACTTTGTGTACGAAGCCGGTGAGCAACCAGCCGCTCTTTCAGCTCACTCGGAGCCAAGATCGAGGTGGGCTGCTCTACCCGTCGGACCAACTTCTCTTTGTCCTGGACTGTTTAAGAGATTTTGCTGACCGTGCACTGCAGGAGCACCAGACCTTGCAGAAGCCATTGACTACCTTAGTGGAGTACGCCGTCCCAGCTCTTTGTTCTTCAAAGTTGCTAAAGTGCAAGAGCAATGACAGCAACGAGCACAGGCTTAAGCTCATGAACCTCATATCGGTTCGTTTCCTGAGGCCGCTCCTCTGCAACTACGCCTTCAATGTTACTGATAGGCACGACGCAGTTAAACATTTTGTAAGAAAGCCCCTTTCGCGAAAGCACGCGAAACTGTGA
- the LOC135906300 gene encoding RCC1-like G exchanging factor-like protein isoform X4 yields the protein MNGTSVLTRSTAIRQLRSLLCPCGTGVMDTHRGNRTKARDAPTSDDQMPVFQYTGEKTKRRKRVYAWGSCLTGALGHDKLVRPKLGHAPRSSHNKPYKLPFSEFYTVDDVACGYGFTLLSAQEDKLKSPSKVFGTGINTDFQLGYQCVRRGHPLKVLTEPVGIPLPLRSESTRVLRVACGRSHSIVLTDKEGAFSFGNNSFGQCGRPVVPDESPESYATPRQVQGIPGKIIDVVCGQDHTLFLTAEGAVYSCGWSADGQTGLGIQGSQGTPQRVNGDLSGVRIVRIAGTVDCILAVSDSGDLFGWGNSEYGQFGRQTDDKQMCFARNLNFPFGKVKAVASGGTMCGVVTDRGELYTWGKNRNGCLGLGHSSDQHFPFRVQLAADESLFWSTVTSR from the exons ATGAACGGCACGTCTGTTTTGACGCGATCCACGGCGATCAGGCAGCTGCGGTCGCTATTGTGTCCATGCGGCACAGGGGTGATGGACACTCATCGTGGGAACCGCACGAAAGCTCGCGATGCACCGACCTCTGATGATCAGATGCCGGTGTTTCAGTACACGGGCGAAAAAACCAAGCGTCGGAAACGGGTGTACGCCTGGGGCAGCTGTCTGACAGGCGCTCTGGGTCATGACAAGCTTGTGCGACCCAAGCTGGGACATGCGCCCAGGTCCAGCCATAACAAGCCGTACAAGCTGCCTTTCTCCGAGTTCTACACG GTTGACGATGTGGCCTGTGGCTACGGATTCACTTTGCTCTCGGCGCAAGAAGACAAACTTAAGAGCCCGAGCAAAGTTTTTGGCACTGGCATCAACACTGACTTCCAGCTGGGCTATCAGTGTGTTCGCAGAG GGCACCCCCTGAAGGTGTTGACTGAGCCAGTGGGCATTCCACTTCCGTTAAGAAGCGAGTCAACACGCGTCTTGCGTGTTGCTTGTGGCCGTTCACACAGCATAGTGCTTACTGACAAGGAAGGTG CATTTTCATTTGGGAACAACTCATTCGGACAGTGTGGTCGACCAGTTGTGCCAGACGAGAGCCCTGAAAGCTATGCCACCCCTCGCCAGGTTCAAGGCATTCCTGGGAAAATTATTGAT GTGGTTTGTGGGCAGGACCACACTCTCTTCCTCACGGCTGAAGGCGCAGTGTACAGCTGTGGATGGAGCGCTGACGGGCAGACTGGGCTGGGCATTCAGGGCAGCCAAGGCACGCCGCAGCGTGTCAACGGGGACCTCAGTGGAGTTCGTATTGTCCGGATAGCTGGCACTGTAGACTGCATCCTAGCCGTGTCTG ACTCTGGTGACCTATTTGGCTGGGGTAATTCTGAGTACGGTCAGTTTGGACGGCAGACAGACGACAAGCAG ATGTGCTTTGCAAGGAACCTAAACTTCCCCTTCGGAAAAGTGAAGGCTGTTGCCAGTGGGGGAACAATGTGTGGAGTAGTCACAG ACAGAGGAGAGCTGTACACCTGGGGAAAAAATAGAAATGGCTGCCTTGGCCTGGGCCACTCATCAGATCAACATTTTCCATTCAGG GTGCAACTGGCTGCTGACGAATCGCTTTTTTGGAGCACCGTCACCAGCCGCTGA